A segment of the Candidatus Brevundimonas phytovorans genome:
CGCCGTCCGCGCTGAACTGGCCGAGCGCTTCGCCGCCGCGCCCGACGCCCCCCGCCAACTGATCCGCCGCCTGGCCAACGACGAGGCCGAGGACGTGGCCCAGCCCGTGCTGCGCGCCTCGCCGGTGCTGACCGAGGCCGACCTGATCCAGGTCATTCGCTCGCGCGGTCAGGGCCATATGCGCGCCGTCAGCCAGCGGGCTTCGGTGTCCGAGGCGGTGTCCGACGCCATCGTCGAGCGCGGCGACGACGAGACGCTCGGCGTCCTGCTGGGCAACGACGGCGCCCAGCTTTCGCGCGCGGCCTGCGAGGCCGCCGTCGAGCGCGCCCGCGCCAACCCGGCCCTGCACGCCCCCACGGTCGAGCGCGCCAACCTGCCGCCCGATCTGCTGAACGAGATGTATTTCGAGGTCGAGGCCCGCCTGCGTCAGCGCATTCTGGAACAGAACGCCCGTATGGACCCGGCCCTGCTGGAGGCCGCGCTGACGGCGGGGCGCACCCGCGTGGCCACCGACGACGGCGCCCTGCCGCCCGACTATGCCGAGAGCCTGGCCTATGTCGAGGAACTGAACGTCGCCAGCCAGCTGACCCCGCCGGTCCTGGCCCGCTTCCTGCGCTCGGGCAGCCGGACCTCCTTCCTGATCGCCCTGTCGCGCCTGGCCGACATCGACTTCCACACCGCCCGCCAGATCGTCGAGCGGCGCGAACTGGACGCCCTGGCCGTGGTCTGCAAGGCCGCCGACCTGGATCGCGCCCTGTTCCTGACCTACGCCGTCGTCCTGCTGAACACCGACGGCGACGCCATGGGCAAGGCCCGCGCCTATGCCGGCATGTACAACGACCTGACCCACGAAGCCGCCCAGCGCACCCTGCGCTTCTGGCGCATGCGCAAGGCCATGCACGCGGCTTAAAGAAGCGCAACGCCTCTCCCTCCCCTTCATGGGGAGGGTGGTCGCGATAGCGACCGGGTGGGGAGGGCGTGGCGATACCGAACGCGGCGTCTGACTTGCCGAAGCGCCCCCACCCGTCTTCGCCCTTTGGGCTCAGCCACCCT
Coding sequences within it:
- a CDS encoding DUF2336 domain-containing protein — encoded protein: MSDGAALPPIVDAASRLPDLIALAQETSSEKRRALLRELTDTFFGAPERSEAESALYGSVLSDLTDAMEVAVRAELAERFAAAPDAPRQLIRRLANDEAEDVAQPVLRASPVLTEADLIQVIRSRGQGHMRAVSQRASVSEAVSDAIVERGDDETLGVLLGNDGAQLSRAACEAAVERARANPALHAPTVERANLPPDLLNEMYFEVEARLRQRILEQNARMDPALLEAALTAGRTRVATDDGALPPDYAESLAYVEELNVASQLTPPVLARFLRSGSRTSFLIALSRLADIDFHTARQIVERRELDALAVVCKAADLDRALFLTYAVVLLNTDGDAMGKARAYAGMYNDLTHEAAQRTLRFWRMRKAMHAA